A stretch of the Leopardus geoffroyi isolate Oge1 chromosome B2, O.geoffroyi_Oge1_pat1.0, whole genome shotgun sequence genome encodes the following:
- the GJA1 gene encoding gap junction alpha-1 protein yields MGDWSALGKLLDKVQAYSTAGGKVWLSVLFIFRILLLGTAVESAWGDEQSAFRCNTQQPGCENVCYDKSFPISHVRFWVLQIIFVSVPTLLYLAHVFYVMRKEEKLNKKEEELKVAQTDGVNVEMHLKQIEIKKFKYGIEEHGKVKMRGGLLRTYIISILFKSVFEVAFLLIQWYIYGFSLSAVYTCKRDPCPHQVDCFLSRPTEKTIFIIFMLVVSLVSLALNIIELFYVFFKGVKDRVKGKSDPYHATTGPLSPSKECGSPKYAYFNGCSSPTAPLSPMSPPGYKLVTGDRNNSSCRNYNKQASEQNWANYSAEQNRMGQAGSTISNSHAQPFDFPDDNQNSKKLATGHELQPLAIVDQRPSSRASSRASSRPRPDDLEI; encoded by the coding sequence ATGGGTGACTGGAGTGCCTTAGGCAAACTCCTTGACAAGGTTCAAGCCTATTCCACCGCTGGAGGGAAAGTGTGGCTGtctgtccttttcattttccGAATCCTGCTACTGGGGACGGCGGTTGAGTCGGCCTGGGGTGATGAGCAGTCTGCCTTTCGTTGTAACACTCAGCAACCTGGTTGTGAAAATGTCTGCTATGACAAATCCTTCCCAATCTCTCACGTACGTTTCTGGGTCCTCCAGATCATATTTGTGTCTGTCCCCACACTGTTGTACCTGGCTCACGTGTTCTACGTGATGCGCAAGGAAGAGAAACTgaacaagaaagaggaagaactcAAAGTTGCCCAAACGGATGGTGTCAATGTGGAGATGCACTTGAAGCAGATTGAAATCAAGAAATTCAAGTATGGTATTGAAGAGCACGGCAAGGTGAAAATGCGAGGGGGCCTGCTGCGAACCTACATCATCAGCATCCTCTTCAAGTCTGTCTTTGAGGTGGCCTTCTTGCTGATCCAGTGGTACATCTATGGATTCAGCCTGAGTGCCGTTTACACCTGCAAAAGAGATCCCTGCCCTCATCAAGTAGACTGCTTCCTCTCTCGTCCCACAGAGAAAACCATCTTCATCATCTTCATGCTGGTAGTGTCCTTGGTGTCTCTTGCCTTGAACATCATCGAACTCTTCTATGTCTTCTTCAAGGGTGTTAAGGATCGTGTGAAGGGGAAGAGTGATCCTTACCATGCTACCACTGGCCCACTGAGCCCCTCAAAAGAATGTGGATCTCCGAAATATGCCTACTTCAATGGCTGCTCCTCACCAACTGCTCCACTCTCACCCATGTCTCCTCCTGGGTACAAGCTGGTCACCGGAGACAGAAACAATTCTTCTTGCCGCAATTACAACAAACAAGCAAGTGAGCAAAACTGGGCTAATTACAGTGCAGAACAAAATCGAATGGGGCAGGCAGGAAGCACCATCTCCAACTCCCATGCACAGCCTtttgatttccctgatgacaacCAGAATTCCAAAAAACTAGCTACTGGGCACGAACTGCAACCACTAGCCATTGTGGACCAGCGACCTTCCAGCAGAGCCAGCAGCCGTGCCAGCAGCCGACCTCGGCCTGATGACCTGGAGATCTAG